The Triticum aestivum cultivar Chinese Spring chromosome 7B, IWGSC CS RefSeq v2.1, whole genome shotgun sequence genome window below encodes:
- the LOC123156571 gene encoding uncharacterized protein has product MDQIPAKHILKRWTKDARDVLPDHLAHLQKDRINVNSITFKHSNLYTHALEVVHLGDANTSTYECAMEMLKKAMDTLTPMASVRIGMGLEDRIHSDKGKDKELIPMHAAESHEESNAEGSVVGNFIGLKPPERKHKPGRPTTSRDKPPYDDRCAKSKRFKDATNGKAHDGSGTSKHTRFCSICRGAGHKSTTCSQRGDLPRKDRKEAKCSNCDGGGHKKNIYNKPKVVMHVVENATLEQISI; this is encoded by the coding sequence ATGGATCAGATACCAGCAAAGCACATTCTGAAACGCTGGACAAAGGATGCAAGGGATGTGTTGCCAGATCATCTTGCGCACCTTCAGAAAGATAGGATTAATGTCAACTCTATAACATTCAAGCACTCGAATTTATACACTCATGCACTTGAAGTTGTCCATCTTGGTGATGCCAACACATCGACTTATGAATGTGCAATGGAAATGCTGAAGAAAGCAATGGATACACTGACGCCCATGGCCAGCGTCCGCATCGGGATGGGGCTTGAAGACAGAATTCATTCAGATAAGGGAAAAGACAAGGAGCTGATTCCAATGCATGCAGCAgaaagtcatgaagagagcaatgcTGAAGGTAGTGTTGTTGGAAATTTCATCGGCTTAAAGCCTCCAGAACGAAAGCATAAACCAGGAAGACCTACTACCAGCAGGGACAAGCCTCCATATGATGATCGATGTGCAAAAAGCAAAAGATTCAAGGACGCAACAAATGGAAAAGCTCATGATGGTTCTGGCACAAGCAAACATACTCGTTTCTGCAGTATATGCCGTGGAGCAGGGCACAAGAGTACTACATGTTCGCAGAGGGGTGATCTCCCTCGCAAAGACAGGAAAGAGGCCAAATGTTCAAACTGCGATGGTGGTGGACACAAGAAGAACATCTACAACAAACCTAAAGTAGTGATGCATGTTGTTGAAAATGCAACTTTGGAGCAGATTTCCATCTAG